One Abditibacteriota bacterium genomic window, GGTGAAAAGCTGGGAGAGGGCTTGTCCCTGCTCATAGACATACTCAATCCCGAGGTCATCGTCATAGGCAGCGTGTTTGCCCGCAACGTGGACCTCTTCAAGCCCGCTGCCATGAGAGCCATAGAAAGAGAGACCATCTCTTACTCCCGGGCAGCCGTCAGGCTGGAGCCGGCGGCCCTGGGAGACAGCATAGGCGACTACGCCGCCATATGCTTGGCTATGGAAGCGGAGAAAAAATAAAGGCTGCAAAAAATGCCGGACTCTATGGTCC contains:
- a CDS encoding ROK family protein, whose translation is GEKLGEGLSLLIDILNPEVIVIGSVFARNVDLFKPAAMRAIERETISYSRAAVRLEPAALGDSIGDYAAICLAMEAEKK